Within the bacterium genome, the region TTTCCCGCTTTGCTGAGATGGGCCTGCAACAGCGCCGGTGCCACCTGCCGCACGCGGCCGCCATGCGGCCGGGCGAGCGCCGCCAGCGCGCCGGCGGCTTCACCCACCGCGGCGGACGTCGCTTGAATGCGCAGCGCCGCGTGGCCGGCGCGCGTCGCCGACAGGCAGCGGCCGGCTACCAGCAGATTCTCCCAATCCTGCACGATAATTGCCCCCAGTGGAATTTCGTAGTATTGCCCCGGCTGCAAATGTTCCATGCGCGATTTCTCGCCTTTCTGGCCGTGCACGTCCACGCCGTAGCAGCCGCGCGCGATGCGATCGGGGAATTTGCGCGCGCCCATCACATCCTCGCCGGTCACGGCATAGTCGCCCACCGCGCGCCGGGTTTCGCGCACGCCCACTTGCACGCCGGTTTCAATCAAGTACGAGCGTTCGAAACCGGGCGCCCGTGCGCGCAACAGGTTGGCAATATTGAACACCTGCCTGCGGCCCTCGATCTCCGCGGCGGTCAGATCGAAAGAGGAGGAACCGTCTAGTCCCAGAATGTTGGTGGTGTTGAAGGCCGCTTCACCGTAAGCGGGCAGGGAAGTGAAAAAGAAGTATTCCACGGCTTCGGGGAGCAATCCCCGCTGCCGGGCCTGCCGAATGATGTCATAATACCCGGCAATGGCAACAATGCGTTCGTGATGATATTCCTTGGTGGACCAGGCAAAAAATTGTTCCGGGTGCGCGGCGACGTGCGCGACGGCGGCCTCGAGATCGATGCCGCCCATGCGAAAGAACATGGTCATCGCCTGCAGCAGGCCGGTTTGCTCATCGCCTTTGCGCCAGGGCGCGCCGGCGTGCAGCAGCAGTTCGCCGTCGCCGCTGGTGTCGATGAAGACTGCGGCGGAATGAGGCTGGGGCGCGCCGTTGTGCTGCAGCAGCACACTTCGCACCGTGCGGTCCTCCACGTGTGCGCCGAGCATGAGCGCATGCAGGCGCAGCTCGACGCCGGCTTCGATCAGCATCTCGGTGGCGACGCGCTTGAACGCCAGCGCGCTGAAGCCGTTTTCGATCATCCCGCCGATGGCCGCCATGCGCTGCGTCAGCTCTTCGAAGAGGCCGCCCACCAGCGGCTGGCGCCGGCCGTCCTCGGTTTCGATCCAAAACTTCATGAAGGGCGTGACCATGCCCGCAGTCGACATGCCGCCGAGAAAGCCGTAACGCTCCACCAGCAAGGTGCGTGCGCCCAGGCGGGCGGCGCTGGCAGCGGCACAAATGCCCGCAACGCCGCCGCCCACGACGATCACCTCATGGCTTTGGCGCGGGGAAAGCTGATTGGGTCCCGAGATCATGTGTGGTCATTTGCAAACTGATTTCGGCTTCTCTGCTGCGGCCGCCGGAGCGCTCACCGTTTCTGCATGGCCGCCACAAAACGCCGGGTGATCAACTGCGGCCGGGTAATCGCGCTGCCGACACACACGGCAAATGCGCCTGCGGCCAGGGCCCGTTGGGCTTGCTGCGCTTCCCAGATGCGGCCCTCGGCGATGACCGGCACGCTGACCGCACGGTGCAATGAAGCAATCAGCGCGTAGTCCGGTTCTTCATCCTGCCGGCCGGCAGTGGCGGGCGTGTAGCCGGACATGGTCGTGGCCACCGCTTCCGCGCCCAGTTCCGCCGCTGTCACGCCTTCGGCGTGCGTTGCGATGTCCGCCAGAATCGGGATGCGATAGCGCTGCTTGACCGCGCGCAGGAAATCGAAGCCATGCCAGCCATTGGGGCGCTGCCGATCGGTGGCATCCAGCGCAATGATGTCCGCGCCGGCAGCGATCATCTCTTCGAGGTCCGAAAAATCCGGCGTGATCAAGACCGCGCCGTCCGTAAACGTGCCTTTGATCAAGCCAATGATCGGCAGCTTGACCGCCGTTTTGAGGGCGCGGATTTTTTCCAGTCCTTCCGTGCGAATCGCCACGGCGCCGCCAATCTCCGCGCAGCGCGCCAGTGCCGCAAGATATTCGGGACGATTCAACGGCTCGTCGCCGGTGGCCTGGCAGGACACGATCAAACCGTTTTGCAGTGCAGCGAACATGCTGTGCCTTCCTGTTGCGATTGCATTCCTGAAACCTCGCGCCGCTCTGCCGCGGCAGAGCGGCAAGCGAAGGCTATTTGAGATAAAGCATTCTACCCGTTTGCACGTGATCGCCGGCCTGCAGGCGATAGAGGTAGAGGCCGCTGGGTTCGCTGCGCGGTGTCCACGTGACTTGATAGCGGCCGGCCACCAGGGAGCGATTGACCAGCGTCGTGATTTCCTGGCCTGCCAGGTTGAAAACTTTCAGGCTGACCGGCGCTGCCGCCGGCAGCTCGAAGGCGATGGTGGTGCCGGGGTTGAAGGGATTCGGATAGTTCTGCAGCAGGCGGTATTCGCGCACGAAGGCCGCGGCAGGCGTTTGCTCGACCGCGGTGATACTGCCGGGCGAGCCGATCACTTTCAGCCGCATGCCGAAGGCGGCGGCGTCGCGCCACAAATCAAGCCCGCGGCCCATGCGCAGGAAGCTGTTGGTGCCGTCCTGGTTATTGACCCGGTCTTCATCGGTAAG harbors:
- a CDS encoding FAD-dependent oxidoreductase, with the protein product MISGPNQLSPRQSHEVIVVGGGVAGICAAASAARLGARTLLVERYGFLGGMSTAGMVTPFMKFWIETEDGRRQPLVGGLFEELTQRMAAIGGMIENGFSALAFKRVATEMLIEAGVELRLHALMLGAHVEDRTVRSVLLQHNGAPQPHSAAVFIDTSGDGELLLHAGAPWRKGDEQTGLLQAMTMFFRMGGIDLEAAVAHVAAHPEQFFAWSTKEYHHERIVAIAGYYDIIRQARQRGLLPEAVEYFFFTSLPAYGEAAFNTTNILGLDGSSSFDLTAAEIEGRRQVFNIANLLRARAPGFERSYLIETGVQVGVRETRRAVGDYAVTGEDVMGARKFPDRIARGCYGVDVHGQKGEKSRMEHLQPGQYYEIPLGAIIVQDWENLLVAGRCLSATRAGHAALRIQATSAAVGEAAGALAALARPHGGRVRQVAPALLQAHLSKAGNI
- a CDS encoding N-acetylmannosamine-6-phosphate 2-epimerase codes for the protein MFAALQNGLIVSCQATGDEPLNRPEYLAALARCAEIGGAVAIRTEGLEKIRALKTAVKLPIIGLIKGTFTDGAVLITPDFSDLEEMIAAGADIIALDATDRQRPNGWHGFDFLRAVKQRYRIPILADIATHAEGVTAAELGAEAVATTMSGYTPATAGRQDEEPDYALIASLHRAVSVPVIAEGRIWEAQQAQRALAAGAFAVCVGSAITRPQLITRRFVAAMQKR